From the Girardinichthys multiradiatus isolate DD_20200921_A chromosome 22, DD_fGirMul_XY1, whole genome shotgun sequence genome, one window contains:
- the plek gene encoding pleckstrin, protein MEPQEIREGYLVKKGTLLNSWRAVWVVLSEDGLDYYKKKTDRSPNGMIPLKGATLISPCQDFNKRLLVFKITAEKKQDHFFQASHMEERELWVKDIKRTISCLKDGKRFARKSTRRSIRLPDTVNLAELYALMKDQDDGVKELKLEQDNRVFNHCFTGATVVEWLVSREKARNRPEALMLATGLLNEGFLQPADELSKEGAEGGEQTSFLDQTKALYYFADSGFFCEGYSSDEDVLLKDEFRGNIIKQGCLLKQGHRRKNWKVRKFILRDDPAYMHYCDPSKGDDPLGAVHLRGAVVTAVEYVPDAKKYDIDGNLFEIITSDETHYFLQAATAEERKDWIKAIQAVSKSGK, encoded by the exons ATGGAGCCGCAAGAGATCAGAGAGGGATACCTTGTTAAAAAG GGTACACTGCTGAACTCCTGGAGGGCAGTGTGGGTGGTGCTGTCAGAAGATGGTTTGGATtactataaaaagaaaacagatcgTTCACCGAATGGGATGATCCCACTGAAAGGAGCAACACTCATCAGCCCCTGTCAGGATTTTAACAAGAGATTG CTGGTCTTCAAGATCACTGCAGAGAAGAAACAAGATCACTTCTTTCAAGCCTCACATATGGAGGAGAGAGAACTTTGGGTCAAGGACATCAAGAGAACCATATCCTGCTTGAAAGATGGGAAAAGGTTTGCCAGGAAGTCCACAAGGCGCTCCATTCGCCTGCCAGATACAGTTAACCTTGC TGAGCTGTACGCGCTGATGAAAGACCAGGACGATGGAGTGAAGGAGCTAAAACTTGAACAAGATAATCGGGTTTTCAACCACTGCTTCACCG GTGCAACAGTGGTAGAGTGGCTGGTTTCGAGAGAGAAGGCGAGAAATAGGCCTGAGGCACTCATGTTAGCAACAGGGCTTCTGAATGAGGGCTTTCTCCAGCCTGCAGACGAACTGTCAAAAGAGGGAGCAGAGGGCGGAGAGCAAACATCCTTCTTAGATCAGACAAAAGCTCTGTACTACTTT GCAGACAGTGGGTTCTTTTGCGAAGGCTACTCCAGCGATGAAGATGTTCTTCTGAAGGATGAATTCAGGGGAAACATTATAAAACAGGGCTGCTTGCTCAAACAG GGGCACAGAAGAAAAAACTGGAAGGTGCGAAAGTTCATACTTCGAGATGATCCTGCTTATATGCACTATTGTGATCCTTCAAAG GGTGATGACCCTCTGGGTGCGGTCCATCTCCGAGGGGCTGTGGTTACAGCTGTAGAGTATGTGCCTGATG CCAAAAAGTATGACATCGATGGCAATCTCTTTGAGATCATCACCTCAGATGAGACTCACTATTTCCTGCAAGCTGCAACAGCTGAAGAGAGAAAGGATTGGATCAAAGCAATACAGGCAGTTTCAAAAAGTGGAAAGTAA